From the genome of Psychroserpens ponticola, one region includes:
- a CDS encoding RNA polymerase sigma factor, whose protein sequence is MKEEQEFIQRLISKETKEAAFNELLQLYKERLYWHIRHIVKSHDDADDVLQNTFIKVHRSIHNFKGDSKLFSWMYRIAINESITHINKNSKRLQLSSEDYQNQTINNLKADIYFEGEDIKIQLQKAIATLPNKQQLVFNMKYFEDIKYKDMADILDTSEGALKASYHIAVKKIEAFLTKD, encoded by the coding sequence TTGAAAGAAGAACAAGAATTTATTCAAAGGTTAATCTCCAAAGAAACCAAAGAAGCTGCGTTTAATGAGTTGTTACAACTTTATAAAGAGCGATTGTATTGGCACATTCGTCATATTGTTAAGTCTCATGATGATGCTGATGATGTGCTACAGAATACTTTTATCAAAGTGCATAGAAGCATTCACAACTTTAAAGGAGATAGCAAATTGTTTTCGTGGATGTACAGAATAGCTATAAACGAATCCATTACACACATCAATAAGAACTCTAAACGGTTACAATTATCTTCTGAAGACTATCAAAATCAAACAATCAACAATTTAAAAGCTGATATTTATTTTGAAGGAGAAGACATAAAAATACAACTACAAAAGGCTATCGCGACATTGCCAAATAAGCAACAATTAGTTTTCAACATGAAGTATTTTGAAGATATAAAATATAAAGATATGGCAGATATTTTAGATACTAGCGAAGGAGCCTTAAAAGCATCCTATCACATTGCAGTAAAAAAAATAGAAGCCTTTTTAACTAAAGATTAA
- a CDS encoding ABC transporter ATP-binding protein: MDQNLKKIIPYAIRYKSNIVWNVIFNILYALFSTLSFITMFPLLEVLFKKGEDLEAKVTTKPVYTDIWNIVDYLKDSFYYNISSLEKLNGPQYALLLAVGLVIITFLLKNLFNFLASYHILHLQNGVLRDLRSKMFDKIISLPIPFYSKRSKGDIMARMLGDIGEVKRSFFLILELVVREPLTILFAIIAMLKISLELTLFVFIFIPISGFIISRIGKNLKSKSTRLQQESGKLISIVEESLTGLKVVKSYNAESNFKQRFSKSINKILKLSNSIGNKNNLASPMSEFMGIVTIAALLWYGGNLVLVEKTLDGELFLVYLMLAYNILTPAKAISKASYSVKNGLAAAERVFEILEQEDSIPTKKDAMIKQGFTSGISIKNINFRYQEVDVLKHFSIEVPKGKTIALVGQSGSGKSTIANLLTRFYDVNEGRIEIDGINIKDMEIHSLRDLMGLVTQDSILFNDSVRNNILIGKEDASDEDIIEALKIANAWEFVKDLTNGLDTNIGDSGGNLSGGQKQRLSIARAVLKNPPIMILDEATSALDTESERIVQEALENMMKNRTSIVIAHRLSTIQNADEIIVMQKGEIAEQGTHNELIAKNGVYKKLVDMQSFE, encoded by the coding sequence ATGGATCAAAACCTAAAAAAAATAATTCCGTACGCAATACGTTATAAATCCAATATTGTATGGAACGTTATTTTTAATATTCTTTATGCACTTTTCAGTACACTTTCATTTATTACAATGTTTCCACTTTTGGAAGTTTTGTTTAAAAAAGGGGAAGATTTAGAAGCAAAAGTTACAACCAAACCTGTATATACAGATATTTGGAACATTGTAGATTATTTGAAAGATTCATTTTACTACAACATTTCTAGTTTAGAAAAACTTAACGGTCCGCAATATGCATTATTACTAGCAGTCGGACTTGTGATTATCACTTTTTTACTTAAAAATTTATTTAATTTTTTAGCGTCATATCATATCCTACATTTGCAAAATGGGGTTTTAAGAGATTTGCGGTCTAAGATGTTTGACAAAATTATAAGCCTACCCATTCCTTTCTATTCTAAGCGAAGTAAAGGAGATATTATGGCAAGAATGCTTGGTGATATTGGTGAAGTAAAACGGTCTTTCTTTCTGATTTTAGAACTTGTTGTTAGAGAACCTCTTACCATTTTGTTTGCAATTATTGCCATGCTAAAAATCAGTTTAGAACTGACACTATTTGTATTCATATTCATACCTATTTCTGGATTTATAATTTCTAGAATTGGTAAAAATTTAAAATCTAAGTCTACACGTTTACAACAAGAATCTGGTAAACTCATTTCGATTGTTGAAGAAAGTTTAACTGGATTAAAAGTTGTAAAAAGCTATAATGCTGAATCTAATTTTAAACAGCGATTTTCAAAATCTATAAATAAGATTCTTAAATTATCTAATAGTATAGGGAATAAAAACAACCTAGCGTCACCTATGAGTGAGTTTATGGGTATTGTAACTATTGCTGCCTTATTGTGGTATGGTGGAAACTTAGTTTTAGTTGAAAAAACACTTGATGGCGAATTATTCTTAGTCTATTTAATGCTAGCATATAACATTCTTACACCTGCAAAAGCAATATCTAAAGCCTCCTACTCTGTAAAAAATGGTTTAGCGGCTGCAGAACGTGTATTTGAAATTTTAGAACAAGAAGACAGCATTCCTACGAAAAAGGATGCGATGATTAAGCAAGGTTTTACAAGTGGTATTTCTATTAAAAACATTAATTTCAGATATCAAGAGGTTGACGTATTAAAACACTTTTCTATTGAAGTTCCTAAAGGAAAAACTATTGCACTAGTTGGTCAATCTGGAAGTGGAAAAAGTACGATTGCTAATCTACTAACCCGTTTTTATGATGTTAACGAAGGTCGAATTGAAATCGATGGCATCAACATTAAAGACATGGAGATTCATTCGCTTCGTGACTTAATGGGACTTGTCACTCAAGATTCTATATTATTTAATGACTCTGTAAGGAACAATATATTAATTGGAAAAGAAGATGCTTCAGATGAAGACATTATTGAAGCTTTAAAAATTGCTAATGCTTGGGAATTTGTAAAAGACTTAACAAACGGTTTAGATACAAATATTGGAGATTCTGGAGGTAATTTATCTGGAGGTCAAAAACAACGACTTAGTATCGCTAGAGCTGTTCTTAAAAATCCGCCAATCATGATCTTAGATGAGGCAACTTCGGCTTTAGATACAGAAAGTGAACGTATTGTTCAAGAAGCTCTTGAAAATATGATGAAGAACAGAACCTCAATTGTTATAGCACATAGACTATCTACCATTCAAAATGCCGACGAAATTATTGTCATGCAAAAAGGTGAAATTGCAGAACAAGGCACACACAACGAACTCATTGCTAAAAATGGTGTTTATAAAAAATTGGTAGACATGCAAAGCTTCGAATAA
- a CDS encoding CotH kinase family protein, whose product MKKIIAILVLSLISNIISAQDLYDINSIQTIEIVFAQSNWDALLDAEKAGDNNYTEATSVTINGTLFNQVGVKYKGNSSYNSNQTKNPFHIELDTYIDQNYQGITDLKLSNVIFDPSFVRETVAYDIVRTYMHAPQSNYANVYVNGTLIGLYTNVESISKKFVNNHFGSSDNAFFSCSPPDGAGPQSNNLPNLAYLGTNSASYDDAYEIKSDDETDPTVAEEDWDELIELTNILNNDIATIETVLDVDRAIWMLAFDNVLVNLDSYIGQFKQNYYLYKDDNGRFNPVVWDLNMSFGTFGMTGASGGGPGPGGNLNSTTQKAQMDHLLHDTDTNFPLMSKLLAVPRYKKMYLAHYKTILTEQITNSNYLTLANDYQNIIDASVQADANKFYTYAQFVGNINTDYGLGMNTASGLTNLMNARGNYLETLSDFTVTQPTISNVTPSNSSPEIGTTISITTDVVNTNTDAVFLGYRNDQHEPFTKVLMYDDGNHNDNGANDGVYGIDLSITEEYTQYYIYAENNNIGAFSPARAEHEFYSIHAIYVTIPVGDLVINELMASNATTAVDQDGEYDDWVELYNNSSQTVSLDNLYLSDDPTDLLAWQFPSGITIAPNEYLIVWCDKDDEQVGLHADLKFSSGGESAILSYADGTIIEDITFGEQTEDMGYARNPNGTGDFVIQEPTFGFNNESLSVNDYEFEDRLKFYPNPTTGIFNIENSRANIEFVTIHNVQGQLLFQQGFQNENHVELNLLSYPKGVYIVSVNKNTVLKVIRN is encoded by the coding sequence ATGAAAAAAATAATTGCAATTTTGGTGTTATCACTAATTTCAAATATCATTTCTGCACAAGATTTATATGATATTAATAGCATTCAAACTATAGAAATAGTTTTTGCTCAAAGCAATTGGGATGCTCTTTTAGATGCTGAAAAAGCTGGTGATAATAATTATACTGAAGCAACTTCAGTAACTATTAATGGAACCTTGTTTAATCAAGTTGGTGTTAAATATAAAGGGAACAGTTCTTATAATTCTAACCAAACTAAAAACCCGTTTCATATTGAGCTTGATACCTATATTGATCAAAATTACCAAGGTATAACAGATTTAAAATTATCAAATGTTATTTTTGACCCTTCTTTTGTTAGAGAAACGGTTGCTTATGACATTGTGAGAACTTATATGCACGCACCACAATCTAATTATGCAAATGTATATGTAAATGGAACATTAATAGGATTATACACAAATGTAGAATCAATTTCTAAAAAGTTTGTGAATAACCATTTTGGCTCAAGTGATAATGCCTTTTTTAGTTGTAGCCCTCCAGATGGAGCTGGACCGCAATCTAATAATTTGCCTAATCTTGCATATTTAGGAACAAACAGCGCAAGTTATGATGATGCTTATGAAATTAAATCTGATGATGAAACAGATCCAACTGTTGCTGAAGAAGATTGGGATGAATTGATTGAATTAACTAATATACTTAATAACGATATTGCAACTATTGAAACTGTATTAGATGTTGATAGAGCAATATGGATGCTAGCTTTTGATAATGTTTTGGTTAACCTTGATAGTTATATTGGTCAGTTTAAGCAAAATTATTATTTATATAAAGATGATAACGGACGGTTTAATCCTGTAGTTTGGGATTTAAATATGTCGTTTGGAACTTTCGGTATGACTGGAGCAAGTGGAGGAGGTCCTGGTCCTGGAGGAAATCTAAATTCTACAACTCAAAAAGCGCAAATGGATCATTTATTACATGATACAGATACTAATTTTCCATTAATGTCAAAACTTTTAGCAGTTCCTAGGTATAAAAAAATGTATCTAGCACATTATAAGACTATTTTGACTGAGCAAATTACAAACTCTAATTATTTAACCTTGGCTAATGATTATCAAAATATTATTGATGCTTCTGTTCAAGCGGATGCTAATAAGTTTTATACATATGCACAATTTGTTGGTAATATAAATACAGATTACGGTTTAGGAATGAATACAGCTTCCGGTTTAACTAACTTAATGAATGCAAGAGGTAACTATCTTGAAACATTGTCAGATTTTACGGTTACGCAACCAACAATAAGTAATGTAACACCTTCAAATTCTAGTCCAGAAATAGGAACGACTATAAGCATTACAACTGATGTCGTTAACACAAATACAGATGCTGTTTTCTTAGGTTATAGAAATGACCAACACGAACCATTTACTAAAGTGTTAATGTATGATGACGGAAATCATAATGATAATGGTGCAAATGATGGCGTTTATGGTATAGACTTATCAATCACTGAAGAATATACACAATATTACATTTATGCTGAAAACAACAATATTGGTGCTTTTTCACCAGCCAGAGCAGAACATGAATTTTACTCAATACATGCTATTTATGTAACTATTCCAGTTGGAGATTTAGTTATAAATGAGTTAATGGCATCTAACGCTACAACTGCTGTAGATCAAGATGGTGAGTATGATGACTGGGTTGAATTATACAATAATTCTTCACAAACTGTAAGTTTAGATAATTTATATTTATCTGATGACCCAACAGATTTGTTAGCTTGGCAATTTCCTTCAGGAATCACAATTGCGCCTAACGAATATTTAATTGTTTGGTGTGATAAAGATGACGAACAAGTTGGATTGCATGCAGATTTAAAGTTTTCTTCAGGAGGAGAAAGCGCCATCTTATCTTATGCAGATGGAACAATTATAGAAGATATTACGTTTGGAGAGCAAACTGAAGATATGGGTTATGCTAGAAATCCAAACGGAACAGGAGATTTTGTAATTCAAGAACCAACATTTGGTTTTAATAACGAATCACTTTCTGTTAACGACTATGAATTTGAAGATCGTTTGAAATTTTATCCTAATCCAACAACTGGCATTTTTAATATTGAAAATTCGAGAGCAAATATTGAGTTTGTTACGATACATAATGTTCAAGGTCAGTTATTATTTCAACAAGGTTTTCAAAACGAAAATCATGTTGAATTAAATTTATTATCTTACCCTAAAGGTGTTTATATAGTTAGTGTAAATAAGAATACAGTTTTAAAAGTTATAAGAAACTAG
- a CDS encoding SCO family protein: MGCKESTTSNKTSRVAALPFYKEATFTPHWLDATSEAADIIHRIPSFNLINQLGEEVTEKTFKDKIYIADFFFTTCPGICPKMTANMMVLQEEFINNNDILLLSHSVTPETDSVSILKHYAETKGIIDRKWHLVTGDRKQIYDLGRQAYFAEEDLGVNKTEDDFLHTENFVLIDKNRHIRGIYNGLNKTSVQQLIADVKTLQKEN, encoded by the coding sequence ATGGGTTGTAAAGAATCTACAACTTCAAATAAAACAAGTCGAGTTGCAGCATTGCCTTTTTATAAAGAAGCAACATTTACACCACATTGGTTAGATGCAACTAGTGAAGCTGCTGATATTATACACCGAATACCAAGCTTCAATTTGATAAATCAATTAGGAGAAGAAGTCACAGAAAAAACTTTTAAAGATAAGATTTATATAGCCGATTTTTTCTTTACGACTTGTCCAGGTATTTGTCCGAAAATGACAGCTAATATGATGGTTTTGCAGGAAGAATTTATTAATAATAATGACATTTTATTATTGTCACATTCTGTAACTCCAGAGACCGATTCTGTTTCAATATTAAAACATTATGCAGAAACTAAAGGAATTATAGATCGTAAGTGGCATTTAGTAACTGGAGATCGAAAGCAAATCTATGATTTGGGTAGACAAGCTTATTTTGCAGAAGAAGACTTAGGAGTAAACAAAACGGAAGATGATTTTTTACATACCGAAAATTTTGTACTTATTGATAAAAACAGACATATAAGAGGCATTTATAACGGACTAAATAAAACGTCTGTGCAACAATTAATTGCAGATGTAAAAACACTGCAGAAAGAAAACTAA
- a CDS encoding toxin-antitoxin system YwqK family antitoxin: MVFAEVVNHSINDIAVNKNELVLKTDLGLMYYQNQPFNGTSVKHYNAVVKAESIKYINGKRHGIYQKWFPNGALSFEAYYVNGLQHGKAKSWWKNGNLRSEANFKDGIVNGIQKQWYKSGAKFKEMSIVNGQEEGFQKAWRENGKIYNNYEAKNGRIFGLKRASLCYQLEDENVQY, translated from the coding sequence ATGGTTTTTGCTGAAGTTGTAAACCACTCAATAAATGATATCGCTGTAAATAAAAATGAATTAGTACTGAAAACCGATTTGGGATTAATGTATTATCAAAATCAACCCTTTAATGGAACTTCTGTAAAGCATTATAATGCTGTGGTAAAAGCAGAGTCTATCAAATATATCAACGGAAAGCGTCATGGGATTTACCAAAAATGGTTTCCAAATGGAGCTTTGAGTTTTGAGGCTTATTATGTTAACGGACTTCAGCATGGTAAAGCAAAATCGTGGTGGAAAAATGGCAATTTGCGTTCGGAAGCAAATTTTAAAGATGGTATTGTTAACGGAATTCAGAAGCAATGGTACAAATCTGGTGCAAAGTTTAAAGAAATGTCTATAGTAAACGGTCAAGAAGAAGGTTTCCAAAAAGCTTGGCGAGAAAATGGAAAAATTTACAATAACTACGAAGCAAAAAACGGACGAATTTTCGGATTGAAACGTGCAAGTTTATGCTACCAATTAGAAGATGAAAATGTTCAATATTAA
- a CDS encoding fibronectin type III domain-containing protein, whose protein sequence is MKNHLKILIVFVSVAIAFYACSSDDSSNNNGNGGTTNEAPSSITVSVNSIAETTATLNWTEATDPDGDTVTYSITLQDSEIATELSLLTLDLTGLTPFTSYSGTVVAKDGNGGNSTANFSFSTNGSAPALHQAFLEFDADNTDIMLSGSNVMIETNGLPNHTSPYWSNTTERTAIDPMGNTLVTPASAVNHPLFVEPTVTTYMFMAPGNIDDFNGSYSLTVSANPQLAANSTATGLGAIGIAVSGSMIYNDEEGPNIPLDNAVSSLDYTAAHTGPQSYHYHLETKAWSDDDEKLIGIIADGFFIYGRKCNSTNDYPTDLDASGGHTSTTQHSDGASEYHYHIQNELYLNQYYILFPGDYQGTPSNIQ, encoded by the coding sequence ATGAAAAATCATTTAAAAATTCTAATTGTATTTGTTTCAGTAGCGATAGCGTTTTATGCTTGCAGTAGTGATGATTCAAGTAATAATAATGGAAATGGAGGAACAACAAACGAAGCGCCTTCTAGTATTACAGTAAGTGTAAATTCAATAGCAGAAACAACTGCAACTTTAAATTGGACAGAAGCTACAGATCCTGATGGAGATACGGTTACTTATTCGATCACTTTACAAGATTCTGAAATAGCAACAGAATTATCACTACTTACTTTAGATTTAACAGGTTTAACACCATTTACTAGCTACTCAGGAACAGTTGTAGCTAAAGATGGAAATGGAGGGAATAGTACAGCTAATTTTAGTTTTTCTACTAATGGATCTGCTCCAGCTTTGCATCAAGCATTTTTAGAGTTTGATGCAGACAATACCGACATCATGTTAAGTGGTTCTAATGTTATGATTGAAACTAATGGTTTACCGAATCATACCTCACCATATTGGTCTAATACAACTGAACGTACTGCAATTGATCCAATGGGAAATACTTTGGTGACTCCTGCGTCTGCTGTAAACCATCCATTATTTGTTGAGCCAACAGTTACGACTTATATGTTTATGGCTCCAGGGAATATTGATGATTTTAACGGAAGTTATTCATTAACAGTATCTGCAAATCCTCAATTGGCAGCAAATTCAACTGCAACAGGTTTAGGTGCCATAGGAATTGCTGTTTCTGGCTCTATGATTTATAATGATGAAGAAGGACCAAATATTCCTTTAGATAATGCGGTTAGTTCTTTAGATTATACAGCTGCACATACTGGTCCGCAGAGTTATCACTATCATTTAGAAACTAAAGCATGGTCTGATGATGATGAAAAATTGATAGGCATTATTGCTGATGGATTTTTTATCTACGGAAGAAAATGTAACTCTACTAATGATTATCCAACCGATTTAGATGCATCTGGTGGTCATACAAGTACAACACAGCATAGTGATGGTGCTTCAGAATATCACTATCATATTCAAAACGAATTATATTTAAATCAATATTATATCTTATTTCCAGGTGATTATCAAGGAACTCCGAGTAACATTCAGTAA
- a CDS encoding sulfotransferase domain-containing protein, whose protein sequence is MKNTIQSTFCKLGYYSKPDFIIIGTQKGGTSGLFSILRNHTYIEPSLTKEVHYFDNDEWYNEHKIFQYHSFFPLPYRIKKNAKVFEATPLYIFHPEVASRLYSYNPNLKLIIVLRDPAERAFSAWTMRHHNFKTNKNRSLHDPRSFSDAISDEFENFKTETFYDNRISYVKRGIYHQQIENYLKYFKREQLLIIESNDLRKHSDDVLKKVQRYIDVPYEKLAFETSNKSKVNEKEKYAQDINRLREFYKPHNDSLFKLLGKTYDWT, encoded by the coding sequence ATGAAAAATACAATTCAAAGCACTTTCTGTAAACTTGGGTATTATTCAAAACCAGATTTCATAATCATTGGTACTCAAAAAGGTGGTACTTCAGGATTGTTTTCGATATTGAGAAATCACACTTATATAGAGCCTTCTTTAACTAAAGAGGTTCATTATTTTGATAATGATGAGTGGTATAACGAACATAAAATTTTTCAATACCATTCATTTTTTCCTTTGCCATATCGAATTAAAAAAAATGCAAAAGTTTTTGAAGCAACTCCGTTATATATTTTTCATCCAGAAGTAGCTTCTAGATTGTATTCTTACAATCCTAATCTAAAACTTATTATTGTGCTAAGAGATCCAGCTGAAAGAGCCTTTTCTGCATGGACAATGCGTCATCACAATTTTAAAACAAATAAAAATAGATCGTTGCATGATCCACGTTCGTTCTCAGATGCAATTTCAGATGAATTTGAGAATTTTAAAACAGAAACCTTTTATGATAATAGAATTTCTTACGTAAAACGTGGTATTTATCATCAACAAATAGAAAACTATCTAAAATATTTTAAAAGGGAACAACTATTAATCATTGAAAGTAATGATTTGAGAAAACATTCTGATGACGTATTAAAAAAAGTGCAGCGTTATATTGATGTGCCTTATGAGAAACTTGCTTTTGAAACGTCTAACAAGAGTAAAGTAAATGAAAAAGAAAAGTATGCCCAAGATATAAACAGACTTCGTGAATTTTACAAACCACATAATGATAGTTTATTCAAATTGTTAGGAAAAACTTATGATTGGACCTAG